The genomic segment GATGCAAAATGGACTTTAAAAAGATTATTTGATTATAATTCAGTGTCTAGATTAAGTTCCCTAAATAACACCAATGTACTCTTCTTTCAGGATCATCTCGTGTCTCAACAttgggatttttatttttaaggaaGTCATGTTTAGAAGAAGAATACCCTTCACGCAGATGGTCTTTGTCACACTGCTTGGATTCGGTGGTGGTATTTATATCTACAGACCTTACTTTGACCCGGTGCTCAAGAGTTCAGGACAGCAAAACCAGGATGTGCCAAAGAAACAGAGTGAAACAGACGGTTCGTCACAATAATTCGCCATTAAGGAAATACTTCAAAGACAGAAGCCAGAAGAACAACATAAAGGCTGCTGGACTGTCAGATGATGGAGGCTGAACTAAAGACAAGACCTGCATGGATAAAGTGATGCTCTTTGAGAGATTGCTgatatgcaaaaataaaatatttgataATGTGACCTCCTGAATTATCAACTGTTTCAAAAAGATGTGTCAAAGTTTGCCAAAACATGccatttatatatttctgatttaTTTCCAAAGCTTAAGGAGGGAAGCCATTTGGCCTCAGACCTTCTCTGGATGCTTTATGTTAAATGTAATTTACTGAATGAATAGATAAATGTTACATACTGTCTTTGTGAATCAAAAAAGCATAATTGCTTTAGCTCTAAGTCTTAATATGtcatcaaacacaacacaaagtgcTGTAAAGCTCTTCTAGTGGCCTCTAGAGACTGTGATATTCATTACACACTACCATATTTGTATGAGTGCCAAAAACTAGAAGTATTTCAGCAACAGGATCCTTTACCAGGGTCCCAATGCTTTTCCCCGCAGGAATTAACATGTGTACATAAAATTTGTTCTGTGGTCCATATAAGCCTGTACATAGTTCAAATAGTACCAATACATTAATATAAGAATACTCCATAAACAGTAAAAGTCCTTAAATCAAAATCCTACCTAAATAAAGTACATACaagtattttgaaaatgtaaacaaaagtcAATGATCTCATCTTCTCATGTATAGTTATAGAAACAGTTTATTGGCctccatttgtttgtgatttagATGAGATTGTAGAAGACATTACTTGATGGTGTGAGTTATATGATAATTTAATGGCTGCACTTTAAATAGCCTTCATTTCTCAAACATATTTTCCACAGGAAGATTTAATGTGTCAAGCTTGAGACAGGAGGCGGTCGTTTGTTTGTTGCAATATAATGTTAATAAGTAAGATTATTTCAACCGTTGGGTATTATTCAATACTGACATTGTATAGCCTACTGATATCCGTATAGAATGGTACTGAACCACTATAGATATGggctactttatactttatattCTGCTTGGTTccctcagggatcaataaagtcttatcatcaataaaaatacatcataatTTATTTGTTGATGTGATTGTAGCCTATTAATCTGAACTGCGTCTAACTGTGACAAAAAGATATTAAATAGGCACAATCAATGGTGCCATAtataagaactggccacctgttgaatttgttctcaaaacaaatagggggcagcatatcaccagagcaacaactaactgctgcttacttgAGCTGTCATTAGCTAGTTTTCTTAGTTTGCCTTGCAGTTAGCAATCCGGATAGTGAGCTCAGGGCAGCAGGAGATTGGTGTTAACACTGCTTGCACGGGAGCTTTTATgttttaggactcattactACACCACTATATTCCAACATATTCTGTTTTAGAATTTTAAGTTTTGATCGTTTTCAACCAAAAGTATCTAACTCTAAATACCAAACTATCAACTAAAGTGCAATTAcctcagtacttgagtaaatgtattcgGTTACTTTCCATCACTGACATTTAGCCTACTTAGTTAACAATTTGTCCTATAAGTGAGGTGAGATAAAGAATACAATATGCCCTTATTAAGTGTACTTGAGTATATGTGTAACGCAGGCTGAAGTAGAAATACTGAAGTAACGTTACAGTAACTTGAGCAGCCCGTGGTCGTCATGGTGCTGTAACGGCCGGTGTTTCCCCTCAGTTAAGCTAGCTGTGAGGAGGATGTAACGGCAGTTAGCTCCGTGGGGAGGAGCTGTTTCTCGACAGCGCGGCTCGTCACCACGGAGAGTTGAGCTGCTGCTCAGTGTCTATGAAGCGGCTCTCATGTCAGCAGCTAATGGCCCAGAGGCGACGGAGAAAGTAAAGTCTTCGTTTATTCCCCTTTCGGAACAGTCTTCAGTCGTCACTTTTAATTAACCACTGTTTAACACCACGACACAGTCAGAACCCAGCAGCAACGCCCCGGGGCTGGTAAGTAACATTACTTACAATGTGCTTCCAGGAAATGTCAGGCGAACAAACCCGTCTGTAGCATCTGTCAGGAGTGAGCGAGAGTTTTAAAAGTTTCGTTTTACCTTAAATTCACTCATTTATCTGCGTTGGTAAGTGATTCACTGCCCAATAATCTGCTGGTCAAATTCACCCTCGTTGTCGTTACATTTGTACACCTGCCTCTTCTCAGAATTGTTAGCTTTTTCCACACTTGTTCAAAAATTCTTAGAAACTAACATCGTTGTTAATGCAAGGGGAAAAAACGGGTTTCTCCAAGCAGGACTCCAAGTTATTCACACTTACAACAAAGTTTAGGCATGTTTGGACCCATATTCGGGCTGCAATATGTCTGACAAAGGAAGCTGTGAGGTTGGCATCAACGTCGTCCTTCTTGCCAGAATATATATCAAGTGAAAAGTGATTATTTCTTGCTCAGAGGCCTCCTGTCCATCCGTGACGGTGACAGCCACATGAGGACCAGCTGACGGTCACTGAGATCTTCTGTTTGTTACAGTTAAAAGATTGGAgcgtttgtttgtgtctcagcaGAATGAGGATCGAGTTTTGTGTCCTCACAatgagtgctgctgctgtagatAAATCCTCACAAGGTATTTTAATGACTAGATCGTCACCAGCTTTGGTAGCCAGGAGTTTGAAATATGCATGGGGATTTTATTCTGAGTTGCACCATCATGTAGTGTGTCATTTTTCCTGCTGCACCCTTTCAGGTTTATGGTATGTGCATATCCGGATTTTCCCAAGGAGCTGCCGGCCCCTGTGTTGGACAGCTGCCCAGGGTGGGTCTTCCACTTCTCCCTGACAAATGATTAAAGCCACTTTTTGTTTGCTGGTCTGCATGGGTGGTAGCACTTGCCTGGCAAACACAAGCAGAGTTAGTCCACTTCTGCTTTATTTAAACCTTATCTAAATAGGAAAGACTTGTGGGGTTTAAACACGTCTTTTAAGAGGGTGCCAGCAAAATATGCTGGAATGGCAACAAGTTACAGATGGGCAACACAAGAGAGATGACTAAAATATCCCACAAAATCATGAACAGAATTTCTAATACAAATAATCTAAAAGATCTTATGAACCTAAGTAACACCTTAAACCCTCTTAAGAGCTGTCAAAATTGTGGTGTGATCATGtgacactgtaaaaaaaacctttgcaTGCTcatgttttcagacattttgaagTAACCAAGAACAAAGACACACTGTTGAGACTTATTGATTCCCATTTTCTGCACAGGGTATTGGTTATTAGTTTGTGGTAATTTTAGGCTAATTAAGCACATTTGTTTCAGTAAAATATACTATGTAACTATACGGAAGGCTAGATAATTACAAACTGCATTCGATCTTAGGGCCCCTCTACAAGTGTTACATACAGTAGTACCAAACAAGTGAACAATTAATGAAATTATCAGAGACCTGGAGGTTTCTGGGGCCCCTGGGGCAGTCGACTGCTTTGACTAGTTGGTAATAACTACTAAGATTATGATCTGATTCATGGATTGGTTGTCAGCAGTGATACCAAGTGGATCTCGTGCTGGTCAGATGTGAGCGATCCACACCAACAATATTTCTAAGATCTACTGGGTTAGATGGTGTTCGACTGTCACCATGTAACAGTAAAAAGACTGTTTAGTTATTAGAATTATATTACAAAAGAGAATAAAGAGGGATTTTAATAAATTTCTGTTtctaatttgtgtttttgaagcttaTATACTCAGTACACAGTGCATCTCTTTCTATTTAAGAATAATAAACACAGCTCCTCTACGCCATCTTAAAGTTATTACTTAGAGTATAtaatttgagagagagagacatttgcTGTTACCAGACTAAATAGTTTTTGCTGATGTTAATGACACCAATAAATTGTGTTAAGATAGGTGTCACAATTAATTTCAGATTGAGTTTTAACTGCTGCTTGTGTGGCTCATTCCactgaaggaaggaaggaaggaaggactgTATTATGTGACACCTCAGTCTTGTAGTACAACAAGGCCTCGTTTTTTGTCTATTAAAAGGTTGTGGGAAAGATGAGACTAATGTTACTtctttcaaaaccaaattagtTTAACTTGCACAGTTTCTAAGGCATAAAGCTATTCAAAGAAAGTTGATATATTTGGGAGACCACTCAACCCTGGACAGTGATTCACAGTGAAGAAGTCTCAAAAGGATTTCTTCTTGCCAACTTTGAATGCTTTCTTAATGCCAGCTCTTTTCCACCTCCTTTCATGTGAAACCAGCGTCAATATGTTTCATTTGGAGAGCTCTACATCCAGTACAGGATGCCAGGGGGAGAGTTTGTTGATCCAGACAGGTTGATTTAAGGCAGTCTTAGGGATACAGCGTgttgtttatcattttatttacctcactctttgtttttatatctAACACAACAGAAGATCATACCCTGCCATCAGAGCTCACTTCCTTTTTACAGCTGAGATAGGTTTGAGAAATGTGACCTGGCAATCGCCttgacattttatataatttgcAAATATATTATGCACGAATGTTTGCTATTATGTATGTTATGTTTGAGATTATGCTATTTCAGTTGGGGCTTAATAAGAAGTTGTCTGAATAGATTAGCCTGATAATAGTCTGCAGAAACTTGCTGACACAATCTTTAGCTCCAGCAgtgtggttttgttttactgtgtcaCTTCTGTGACCTGTTTTCAGTCAAAACCTATGGTAATAAAATGACTCAAGATTTACTGTCAGAGTTTTCAATAATAATGTTGGTAACTCTAGTAGAAAAGTGTTTAATCAGTTGAGACAAAGTTAGACGAGGGCTGCCATCGCGGTCAAAATATCATGGCATTCTTCacttccaatgatttctacagctctaatgtttctgtgatggaatgagtggaacccATACTACTttgaaaacattcatgaagttggCTTCAAATCTGAATTTATAATGGGTCATCTTTTCATATCGAAAGAGGTGAGGGAATGGCTAAATAAGGGTTAAATTAAGGTTTTGGAATTCTTCATAAGTCCTGATTTGAACCCCATCAGGAACGTGGAGACTGAGCTGTAGAAACAAGTTTGTGCCAGGAAGCCAACAAATATAGTTGAACTTCAGCAATTCTGTCAAGAGGAGTGGTTAAAAATTCAGCTAGAGGCCTGCCAGAATTGTGTGGATGGCTATCAAAATCACCTAACTGAGGTAAAAGTGGCCAAGGGACATTTAACCAGatattag from the Sparus aurata chromosome 4, fSpaAur1.1, whole genome shotgun sequence genome contains:
- the pigbos1 gene encoding protein PIGBOS1 translates to MFRRRIPFTQMVFVTLLGFGGGIYIYRPYFDPVLKSSGQQNQDVPKKQSETDGSSQ